The nucleotide sequence aataatttctcaagcacccccttctctctatttGTCTTTTATCTCAATATGGGCCGATAGTTTCAAACTGAACAGTTTCATAAGAAATCCTGGCAGACATCTTAAAGGCCCTTCCACCCACAGCCTGGACTAGCTTTCATTTACACTTGGCAATGACCACACCTTTACCATTCATTCCCCTTCTTCCCATGCCATGCCTTTTCTCTACTGGGCTCTTTCCAGGCTCCAGATTTCAGGCCAAAGAGTACAGTGCTACCAGATGTCCACCCAGTTGAGAACTAGCTCTGATAAACATGTCTGCAGAGGTCTTTTATCTCCTGGCACTTGAAAATCCTTGGTCCTGCCAAGGGATAGGCTTGGGATTTACTTCAGTTTCTGATCTtactcctgttttatttatttatttttttaaattcagtgtagttaacatatagtatattatttagtgattcattggttgcatgtaacacccaaattagttaacatatagtgtatagaatttagtgattcattggttGCAGGTAACACCCAAATTagttcaagtgccctccttaatgcccatcatccagttacccaaTCCACCCACTCACCTACCCCCCGCCAACCCTCTGTATGTTCCCTTAACATCACTCCTATTTCTTTTCAGCTCCATCTCTCTTACCACGTCTGTCCTGAGTCTCCTTTCACTCATGATCCCATTCCTCCCATGCGTTGTCACATCAGAAGATGCCGCCTATTTACAACGTGCAGAGCAGAAGGCAAAAGAGGTTTCTAGACTAAAGCCAATGGATCTCTAATTTAGGTACCGTGAAAAAGGCAGGAAATACTTCTGAAGAAGGCTTCTTAGTGTCCCTTGAATCAAACTCCATCATAGTATTCTGACCAGAGAATGAAACTTTGTCCCTACTGGCAGAAAGACTGGAGATCATGCAACACAAACCCTGGACCAGAATCTTCAGTTCCCATGCCATAGGAATAGTCAAACTCGGGCCCTTTCCTCCCCCTCAAACATCAAGAGCTCATATATTACCATTCAGAGTTTATTTAACTCAGTGTTATAATGGCAGAGGAACCAGCATGGGGGATTCCCAAGACACCTCAGTCACATTTAAGTCTCACTTCAGGTCAGAAAAGCCAAGATATTAGGTTAGAATCTAAAGTCCCTAGCTTCTCTGATATCCTAAGGGTTGAGGGCATGGGCTGGCTGGCTAGATGCACAGAGTTCTGGGGATGCTCTTCTTGAGTGTGCAGGAGGATGAACAGCTTAACTGGGTGGCGTTTGGCCATTCGGTGGATCCTGGGCTGGCTCACAGGAGGCCCCTCCACCCTTGTCCCTTCCAGGGAAGATGACTGTGGCATATGTCACAGGCTTAGAACACATTAGTACCttaggaggcagagggggagatgagggttgggctgggggtggggatttCTCTGATGGGGGATCAAAAGGTACACTATAGGTGGTATTGTCAAAGGAAGGTGGTGAGTCGAGCCTAGCATATGGAACGTCCGATGGCAAATCAAGTCCCAGTCCAGAGTTACTGATGTGGTGGGCCACAGAGGAGGAGGCCTGTAACAAAAGCAggcaagtgagaaagagagaaaatgcctCCTTCTACTCCAGTTTCCACAAAGGGAAGCCCAGGATCACCCTGGGTCTATCTCTCAAGTCCTGAGTATGTTGGTGGGTAAGAGGGATTCCCTTCGAAGATTTTGAAGGCCTAACTTTCTTCCCAAATTGGGGAGGGTGAAATACCAAGGCGGGAAGGTAGAAGACAACTGGTACAAAGTTTACACCATTTAGGAAGAGGATATGGGCCCTGACTGGGGGTCAGTCtttctccaccaccaccccctatCCTGGGACCTCTCAGTGAACTGGGCAGAATGGAAGAGGAATTTGGCTGGGGGCCTGCAGAGACCTCTTACCATGCCCCGAACTCCGCTGCTCTGAGGTTGGCCACGGACACCAAGCCTGTTTCCTGGGAAGACAGAGGATGGCACCATAGTCTGCTTCCCATCCTGGCTCAGAgcccatctcctccctcccttcagaAGTCCCTGAAGGCTCTTTCCTCGTCCAGACCCTTCATCTCACTCCTACCAGCATATCtttccccactgcctccccagATCTGCTGCAGCCTGCCAGGTGCCTCCCCACCCACTGACTGCTTCCACCTCCCTTCATCCGGCCTCAACACTCAGCCTTTCTCCTAAAACCCTTCTCTCACCTCCTCTAGTCACCTGTTTATCCCACTGTCCACGCTGTCCAAATCCTCTCTGTCACCAGGACAGCTCCCACTGAATCTCCTCCTTCCTGTCCACCCCTCGTCTAGGAAATTCTAGGACCTGTGGGCCTTACTAAAGCTCAGACAAGCCCACCTACAGGGGACACAGACCTAGAGTCTGACATTGTGTATAAGGCTAGCTGGTACACTACCAGCGGGGCTGTGCTGGGGTCGGCTGGTGGATGGCTACCTACCTTTCCTCTTGGCCATCACAGCAAACAGCACCACTGCTGCCACCAGCAGGCTCAGCAGGACCACAGCGCCCCAGATCAAGGGGATGCTGAAGGACATAAAGGGATAGGCGAGCTCAGGACTGAACCAGGCAGGAAGCAGCTCACCAGGAACTCCAGAGCAGTGGAGAAGGGTGCTGTTCTTGGTGAGCCATGGTTGCAAGAAGAGGAATTGGGGGATGGAATGAGGAGGACAGACTCAAGCACGGCAGAAGAGAAACACATTGTCAGGCTATCCTGGCCGAAGGCCACCAGGATAAAGGGGTCATTGCTGAACTGGGATACACAGGCAGGTCTGCCTGACTTCCTGTCTGATCAGAGGTTCCCCAGGGGTGGAAGGAACCATGAGGTTTCCCCTTGAGTTAGCCTGGGGCTCTGAACAATCTTTCACTCCCCTTCCTACCACCACCCTTTTCCCAGCCACCGAATACAGCTCTTATCTGTACCTCTTTGCATCCGGGGTGGGTTCCGCAGGGCTGGCACTGCCCACAGTGTCTGAGGAGGAGCCATCAGCCAGAGTCCCAGCCTTATAGGTCTCCTTCTCTTTCAGTCGAGGAGCTGAGTCAGAAGGAAATATTAATGAGCATATAACTATGGAGGGCAGGGTACAGGCCTGTTGAGATCTGAGGGACTGGGGGAGTGGGGCTGAGGAAGCAGAGATCCCAAGTAAGTAACACAAATGGGGCTTGACATATTCCTTAGGGGCCTAATTCTGGAGATCAGGGAtggtctctttctgtctttaCCTGTTAGTGACCAGAcccaccttcccctccaccaCCAGATCCCAACCCTtgcccctgccttccttcttcacTTGCTCCTCCAGACCCCTGGCCTATCTGGTCTGCTCAGACTATGCAGAATCAGCCATTGGGTTATCtatgcctgcctccccaccccaccccagaatAAGTTCTCCACTCTTGTGGAGTGCCACTCAGTGGCAACCTTGCTCTTGGTGCTCATCAGTTGGTCTCTAAAGGGGTCTCGGCACAGCCTGCTAGACTTCTCCATATACCTGCAGCCATGGGACACCCTGCAGGCTGGATGAGCCCATCCAAAGCTCTGCCCTCAGGATCTAAGGAATTCTAGCATCAACCCTAATGTGACACAAAGCCAGGAGACCCTTGCTGGGAGCCTTGCTCAGAGCCCAAGTCTTGGTTTTGTGACAAGGCTTCTATTGTCCTTACAACACACTCAACTCTGGCTATGGGACTCAGGGTTGATTTCTCTGGGCCTGAGGATTTGTCTTGGGAACCTGGCCGGTCCTTCTAGACCCTCAGGATAGGGGTCTTATTCCCAGTGGCTCATGGTTCCTATCTCCCACCTCAAGCCAAACCAGGGTCTGGAGAGGCCGTGTTTCCCATCTTGCTGCATGTGTCCTGCCCTCCTGATGCCTACTAAGCCACCCATACCCTCCTTGAAAGCCACGCTCCGCTGGCTGGCCAGAGCACCTATCCTCTACAGCTGTTGGGGTCCCAGCACCTGCCCCATGCCATCCTACAAGTTGGAGCTATTAGACCTTAGAGTGTccaggaaggaggaggacagaggatgACAAAGACCACCAGGAACATATTTACAATATGAACTAACAATCATGGACCAGAGATGAGAGGGA is from Mustela erminea isolate mMusErm1 chromosome 4, mMusErm1.Pri, whole genome shotgun sequence and encodes:
- the TREML1 gene encoding trem-like transcript 1 protein isoform X1, producing MGPNLLLLLLLGLAGQGSMVTFPEVLQAPVGGSILVQCHYRLQDIKARKVWCRFLPEGCQPLVSSTVDRRAPGGRRMFLTDLGGGLLQVEMITLQEEDAGEYGCVVEGATGPQTVHRVALDVIPPAPRLKEKETYKAGTLADGSSSDTVGSASPAEPTPDAKSIPLIWGAVVLLSLLVAAVVLFAVMAKRKGNRLGVRGQPQSSGVRGMASSSVAHHISNSGLGLDLPSDVPYARLDSPPSFDNTTYSVPFDPPSEKSPPPAQPSSPPLPPKVLMCSKPVTYATVIFPGRDKGGGASCEPAQDPPNGQTPPS